One genomic segment of Lewinellaceae bacterium includes these proteins:
- a CDS encoding PQQ-binding-like beta-propeller repeat protein, producing the protein MQIRFIDCCLLALILFAGCIRSGQEESLSGVESASNAAVPDEVLQLGEHLFSQTCSTCHIDSIGSLAPSTGVLALMTPRAIYSALSKGKMVEQAKNLSEDQRKAVAQWITKSAFRETAIASSAFTTFSLTRDDVQAGWNYSGWGGNLEGTGFRTTQQSGITPQNVSSLKLAWAFGFPDGTQVRSKPALIGNWLIVGSQFGEIYAIHKETGLIGWTFSADAAIRGAISYTEDQELTVYFADFATNVYALDVATGGLKWKKRAGMEPQSSVTGSVVVYGGLAYIPITSYEVIATVNGEYECCKSSGGVVALDAMNGNEVWRHRVIGEEAIVSGQKKNGQSFYGPSGAPVWCSPTVDTKRQLLYIGTGENYTNPPTMTSDAIQALDLKTGQLKWSWQATSHDTWNLGCPDNPNCPENKGPDLDFGMAPLLIKTANGKDMLVVGQKSGVVHALNPDDGAIIWQTRIGKGGALGGIHWGMASDGKLIYAANADNPYALDLRDSLVKADPGLFALDIQTGEVVWKAEPAPCDTTRTCLPVNSAAPTLIPGVVFAGDLNGKLRAYSAVDGAVLWQFDTVREFDGVNGIKAKGGSMDGPGPLVADGMLFVNSGYDYFGEMAGNALLAFTVK; encoded by the coding sequence ATGCAAATCCGATTCATTGATTGCTGTTTACTTGCTTTAATCCTGTTTGCCGGTTGCATCCGGTCTGGTCAGGAAGAAAGCCTTTCAGGTGTAGAATCAGCAAGCAATGCTGCAGTGCCCGATGAAGTCCTCCAGCTCGGAGAGCACCTATTCTCACAAACCTGCTCCACGTGTCATATTGATTCCATTGGCAGCCTGGCTCCTTCGACGGGGGTACTTGCATTGATGACCCCTCGTGCCATTTATTCGGCATTATCAAAGGGCAAGATGGTGGAGCAAGCGAAAAATTTATCGGAGGATCAGCGTAAAGCCGTTGCCCAATGGATCACTAAAAGTGCATTTCGTGAAACTGCCATTGCATCCTCGGCATTTACAACATTTAGCCTGACCAGGGATGATGTACAGGCTGGTTGGAATTATTCGGGCTGGGGTGGTAACCTGGAAGGTACCGGATTCAGAACCACTCAGCAGTCCGGTATTACTCCACAGAATGTTTCTTCCTTAAAACTGGCCTGGGCATTCGGATTTCCTGATGGTACTCAGGTGAGGAGCAAGCCTGCGCTGATCGGGAACTGGCTCATCGTGGGTAGTCAGTTTGGCGAAATCTATGCCATCCACAAAGAAACCGGGTTGATTGGCTGGACCTTTAGTGCGGATGCTGCCATTCGCGGTGCTATTTCCTATACGGAGGACCAGGAGTTGACCGTTTATTTTGCTGATTTTGCCACCAATGTGTATGCCCTGGATGTTGCAACCGGTGGTTTAAAATGGAAGAAGCGCGCGGGAATGGAGCCGCAATCTTCGGTGACAGGCTCCGTTGTCGTGTACGGTGGCCTGGCCTATATACCTATTACCTCTTATGAAGTGATTGCCACGGTTAATGGGGAATATGAATGTTGTAAGTCCTCCGGTGGCGTGGTGGCATTGGATGCTATGAATGGGAATGAAGTTTGGCGGCATCGGGTGATTGGGGAGGAAGCAATAGTTTCAGGACAGAAGAAAAATGGACAATCCTTTTATGGGCCATCAGGTGCTCCGGTTTGGTGCAGTCCAACCGTGGATACTAAACGACAGTTGCTCTACATCGGAACCGGCGAAAATTACACCAATCCACCCACCATGACCAGCGATGCCATTCAGGCCCTTGACTTGAAGACGGGACAACTCAAATGGAGTTGGCAGGCTACCAGTCACGATACCTGGAACCTGGGATGCCCCGACAATCCGAACTGCCCGGAAAACAAGGGCCCCGATCTCGATTTCGGAATGGCCCCACTACTTATCAAGACGGCAAATGGAAAAGATATGCTGGTGGTCGGACAGAAGTCGGGAGTGGTGCATGCACTCAATCCGGATGACGGTGCGATAATCTGGCAAACCCGGATCGGAAAAGGCGGAGCACTGGGAGGGATCCATTGGGGTATGGCCTCTGATGGAAAGCTCATCTATGCGGCTAATGCGGATAATCCTTATGCACTTGACCTTCGCGATTCGCTGGTCAAAGCAGATCCGGGATTGTTTGCACTTGACATTCAAACCGGTGAAGTGGTCTGGAAGGCCGAACCAGCCCCGTGTGACACGACAAGAACATGTCTGCCTGTAAACTCGGCTGCTCCCACCCTCATACCGGGCGTTGTGTTCGCAGGCGATCTGAATGGGAAACTCCGGGCTTATTCTGCAGTGGATGGTGCCGTACTCTGGCAATTCGATACCGTGCGAGAATTCGACGGGGTGAACGGCATCAAAGCAAAAGGCGGATCTATGGATGGGCCGGGACCACTGGTGGCCGACGGCATGTTATTCGTAAATTCCGGGTACGATTATTTTGGTGAGATGGCAGGAAATGCTTTACTGGCCTTCACCGTAAAATAG
- a CDS encoding DUF1778 domain-containing protein — translation MDALTKKKGDSRVEIRVSSDDKELYEYAKSLMGFTSFSEFVRHILTKESKAIIEEKNRILASERDKAIFFKALMGNEEQPNDALLEAIKYHDALINP, via the coding sequence ATGGATGCTCTTACAAAGAAAAAAGGTGATAGCAGGGTCGAAATTAGAGTCAGTTCTGATGATAAGGAACTCTATGAGTATGCAAAATCCCTGATGGGTTTTACATCTTTTTCTGAGTTTGTCCGGCATATCTTAACAAAAGAATCAAAGGCAATCATAGAGGAAAAAAATAGGATCCTTGCTTCTGAACGGGACAAAGCAATATTCTTTAAAGCTTTAATGGGCAATGAAGAACAACCAAATGATGCCCTCCTGGAAGCTATAAAATATCATGATGCTTTAATAAACCCTTAA
- a CDS encoding TetR/AcrR family transcriptional regulator, translating into MNKINVYIGDMNSGKTHYNNKNRNKKAEENKIGIIKAVGRLWMQYPINGITLEMIAQDAGVTTRTILRKFGSKENLVAESLSYDPAGISAERDNVKVGDIDDLLRTLLSNYENMGEAAIRTIFLEPGFEIARKIGEQGRKQHRAWCIKVFAPYLPDRKSKEFEIQLNSFIAVTEIYLWKLLRKDQKLSKAKTFTIFKNMVEGVVHQSLKSKKP; encoded by the coding sequence ATGAATAAAATTAATGTCTATATTGGTGACATGAATTCCGGAAAGACGCATTACAACAACAAAAACAGAAACAAGAAGGCCGAAGAGAACAAAATCGGGATCATTAAGGCGGTAGGACGGCTTTGGATGCAGTATCCGATCAACGGGATCACGTTGGAGATGATTGCCCAGGATGCCGGGGTGACCACCCGGACCATATTACGGAAATTCGGTTCCAAAGAAAATCTGGTCGCGGAGTCCTTGTCCTATGATCCTGCCGGAATATCGGCCGAAAGGGATAACGTCAAAGTAGGTGATATCGATGATCTGTTAAGGACCCTATTATCTAATTACGAAAATATGGGTGAGGCGGCCATTCGGACAATTTTTTTGGAGCCCGGGTTTGAAATTGCCCGGAAAATTGGCGAGCAAGGCAGAAAGCAGCACCGGGCCTGGTGCATCAAAGTTTTTGCCCCGTATTTACCGGATCGGAAATCGAAAGAGTTTGAGATCCAACTCAATTCGTTCATTGCTGTCACCGAAATCTATTTGTGGAAACTCCTGCGAAAGGATCAGAAATTAAGCAAAGCCAAGACATTCACCATCTTTAAGAATATGGTAGAAGGCGTGGTTCACCAAAGTCTAAAATCCAAAAAACCATGA
- a CDS encoding DUF4838 domain-containing protein: MTTLVPKFSRYAILLLCVIFSVSLDYAQATLVENAIPRSRIILLNNHPEERTAALLLQDFIKKISTAELPILANNESLRPGDIVINNADGDAALTEDGFHLTCSVNGLSISSAGGKGVIYGAVTLLEQYLGVDYFGEFESNYPQQKTIMLPAIDRMENPAFRYRQSQNYALSTDTVYRLWNRLEMPTDVFAAGYWVHTFDRLLPSDVYGKTHPEYYAYFNGSRHPGKASQWCLTNDEVFELVSRRIDSIFKANPGKNIISVSQNDGNFTNCTCDKCKAIDDYEGALSGSVITFLNKLAARFPEKEFSTLAYLYTMQPPKHIKPLPNVNIMLCDIDCNREVSLTENASGREFVKAMEGWSAISDNIFIWDYGINFDNYVSPFPNFHILQDNIRLFRKNHATMHFSQISSSRGGDFAELRSYLVNKLMWNPELNVDSLLHHFLNGYYGPAGPSLYEYIKVMEGALLGSGIRLWIYDSPVSHKSGMLKPELMRRYKQLFDNAEQAVKSDPTYLMRVQRSRLPLQYAELEIARTENEKDYADISQKLDLFESRVKAFDVPTLNERRNSPVDYCELYRQRYMPAAEKSIALGASVNYAPLPGKKYQEISKTALTDGLFGGSTFVESWVGWEGQDATITLDLGTVKPVHSIEADFLHQLGAWILLPKKVTYSYSTDGQDFTPWESHTIPEDRSVQVKFVGIKTEIPVQARYLKIDVVATKECPTWHYGVGHPSWFFVDEVTVK, encoded by the coding sequence ATGACAACCCTTGTTCCGAAATTCAGCAGGTATGCGATCCTTTTACTCTGCGTCATTTTTTCCGTATCCCTGGATTATGCACAAGCTACCCTGGTTGAAAATGCTATCCCCCGCTCGCGTATTATTCTTCTTAACAACCATCCGGAAGAGCGAACGGCTGCCCTGCTCCTGCAGGACTTTATTAAAAAGATCAGCACCGCAGAACTGCCCATCCTGGCAAATAATGAATCCCTGCGCCCCGGTGATATCGTCATCAACAATGCCGATGGAGATGCCGCACTGACCGAAGATGGATTTCACCTGACCTGTTCGGTCAATGGACTTTCAATTTCTTCTGCAGGTGGAAAAGGGGTCATTTATGGCGCCGTAACCCTGCTCGAGCAATACCTTGGCGTGGATTACTTCGGTGAATTTGAATCCAATTATCCCCAACAAAAAACCATCATGCTACCTGCGATTGACCGGATGGAAAATCCGGCCTTCCGGTACCGGCAGTCGCAAAACTATGCCTTGTCTACCGACACCGTCTACCGCCTCTGGAACCGGTTGGAAATGCCTACCGACGTATTCGCCGCCGGCTATTGGGTACACACTTTCGACCGGCTGTTACCCTCCGATGTCTACGGCAAAACCCACCCGGAGTATTATGCCTATTTCAATGGATCACGCCATCCCGGCAAAGCCAGTCAGTGGTGCCTGACCAATGATGAAGTTTTTGAACTGGTATCCCGGCGCATCGACTCCATCTTCAAAGCCAATCCCGGTAAGAACATCATCTCCGTCAGCCAGAACGACGGCAACTTTACCAATTGTACCTGCGACAAATGCAAGGCCATCGATGATTACGAAGGTGCTTTATCGGGTAGTGTCATCACCTTCCTGAACAAACTGGCTGCACGGTTCCCGGAAAAGGAGTTCTCGACCCTCGCCTACCTCTACACCATGCAGCCGCCAAAGCACATCAAGCCCCTGCCCAATGTCAACATCATGCTGTGTGACATCGACTGCAACCGCGAAGTGTCCCTGACCGAGAATGCATCCGGCCGCGAATTTGTGAAAGCCATGGAGGGATGGTCGGCCATCTCAGATAACATCTTTATCTGGGATTACGGGATCAATTTTGACAATTACGTGTCCCCTTTCCCGAATTTTCACATCCTGCAGGACAACATCCGGCTGTTCAGGAAAAACCACGCGACGATGCATTTCTCCCAGATCTCCAGCAGTCGCGGTGGTGATTTCGCCGAGTTACGGTCTTACCTGGTGAATAAACTGATGTGGAACCCGGAATTAAACGTGGATTCACTGCTGCACCACTTTCTCAACGGCTATTACGGACCAGCCGGCCCATCTCTGTACGAATACATCAAAGTGATGGAAGGTGCCCTGCTGGGCAGCGGCATAAGGCTTTGGATATACGATTCACCCGTGTCGCATAAATCAGGGATGCTGAAGCCCGAGCTGATGCGCCGTTACAAGCAGCTATTTGACAATGCTGAGCAAGCGGTAAAGTCAGACCCAACCTATCTGATGCGGGTACAACGCTCCCGGCTGCCCTTACAATATGCCGAACTGGAGATCGCGCGGACAGAAAATGAAAAAGACTATGCGGACATCAGTCAGAAACTGGACTTATTTGAATCCCGGGTCAAAGCATTCGATGTGCCCACGTTAAACGAACGGCGAAACTCCCCCGTCGATTATTGCGAACTGTACCGGCAGCGCTACATGCCTGCCGCCGAAAAAAGCATTGCACTGGGAGCCAGTGTAAATTATGCCCCCCTGCCCGGTAAAAAATACCAGGAAATCAGTAAAACCGCTCTGACCGACGGGTTGTTTGGCGGTTCGACCTTTGTGGAAAGCTGGGTAGGCTGGGAAGGCCAGGATGCAACCATCACCCTTGATTTGGGTACGGTCAAACCGGTGCATAGCATCGAAGCGGACTTTCTACACCAACTGGGTGCCTGGATCCTGCTACCCAAGAAAGTGACCTATTCCTACTCTACAGATGGACAGGACTTCACACCCTGGGAATCGCACACGATTCCGGAAGACCGTTCCGTGCAAGTTAAATTTGTCGGCATCAAAACAGAGATCCCGGTCCAAGCCCGTTATCTGAAAATCGATGTCGTGGCCACCAAGGAATGCCCCACCTGGCATTACGGTGTAGGTCATCCTTCGTGGTTCTTTGTGGATGAGGTGACGGTAAAGTGA
- a CDS encoding alpha-L-fucosidase: MKKILVLITLFLLSLGSYAQEKKIWNETKEEKESRLAWWTNDRFGMFIHWGTYSLAGRHEWVKKRERIDDETYQKYFDNFNPDLYNPREWAKLAKAAGMKYAVITSKHHEGFTLFDSKYTDYKVTNTPYGKDALKEWVDAFRAEGLKIGFYYSLIDWHHPEYTIDRNHPLSANSDEEYKELNKNRDMSKYREYLKNQVTEILTNYGKIDILWLDYSFPTGEHGKGRDDWNSVELIKLVRQLQPEIIVNDRLDLKEYWGGWDFTTPEQFKVKEWPTYDGEKIPWETCQTFSGSWGYYRDEMTWKDNKQLLVLLIESVSKGGNLLLNVGPTGRGTIDYRAEEALLKMGEWMKYNSRSIYGCTQAPDSFEVPDNTLLTYNPTTNRLYVHLLDYPLQNFTLKGMKGKIKYVQFLHDASEIKISAPTGYWINQETNEGDVNLILPVVKPPVEIPVIEILLN; the protein is encoded by the coding sequence ATGAAAAAAATACTGGTTCTCATTACGCTCTTCCTGTTGTCTTTGGGTTCTTATGCTCAGGAGAAAAAAATCTGGAATGAAACCAAGGAAGAAAAGGAGTCGCGCCTGGCATGGTGGACAAACGACCGGTTTGGGATGTTTATCCATTGGGGAACCTATTCTTTAGCGGGGCGGCACGAATGGGTGAAAAAAAGAGAGCGAATAGATGACGAAACCTACCAAAAATACTTTGACAACTTCAATCCAGACTTATACAATCCCAGGGAATGGGCAAAACTGGCCAAAGCAGCCGGAATGAAGTATGCGGTAATCACCTCCAAGCATCACGAAGGATTTACGTTATTTGACTCCAAATACACCGATTATAAGGTTACCAATACGCCTTATGGTAAAGATGCGCTAAAGGAATGGGTCGATGCATTCCGGGCAGAAGGTCTGAAAATCGGATTTTATTATTCGCTCATAGACTGGCATCATCCCGAATATACCATAGACCGGAATCATCCATTAAGCGCAAACAGCGATGAAGAATACAAGGAGCTGAACAAAAACCGGGACATGTCTAAATACCGGGAGTATTTAAAAAATCAGGTTACGGAAATACTGACCAATTATGGCAAAATTGATATCCTGTGGCTGGATTATTCCTTTCCAACCGGGGAACATGGCAAAGGAAGGGATGACTGGAATTCTGTCGAACTCATCAAACTTGTCCGTCAACTGCAACCAGAGATCATTGTGAACGACAGGCTGGATTTAAAAGAATATTGGGGAGGATGGGATTTTACAACCCCGGAACAATTTAAAGTCAAGGAATGGCCGACCTATGACGGGGAGAAAATTCCGTGGGAAACTTGTCAGACCTTTAGCGGTTCCTGGGGCTATTACAGGGACGAGATGACCTGGAAGGACAATAAGCAATTATTGGTGTTGTTAATTGAATCGGTAAGCAAGGGAGGTAATCTTTTGTTAAATGTCGGGCCTACCGGCAGAGGTACCATAGATTACCGGGCAGAAGAAGCTTTATTGAAAATGGGGGAATGGATGAAATACAACAGCAGATCCATTTATGGGTGTACGCAGGCGCCGGATAGTTTTGAAGTCCCTGACAATACCTTATTGACCTATAATCCTACCACGAACAGGCTTTACGTTCATTTACTGGATTATCCGTTGCAGAATTTCACCTTGAAAGGGATGAAAGGAAAAATAAAGTATGTACAGTTTTTACACGATGCTTCGGAGATTAAAATATCCGCGCCAACAGGTTACTGGATTAATCAGGAGACAAATGAAGGTGATGTGAATTTAATCTTGCCCGTTGTTAAGCCACCGGTTGAGATCCCGGTAATTGAGATCCTGTTAAATTAA
- a CDS encoding carbon-nitrogen hydrolase family protein: protein MDDTLKIGMAQIAPVWLNKHLTIAKIKDYITKAGNAQCEFLVFGEALLPGYPFWLSLTHGADFNAPMQKEIHAHYLRNAIQIESGDLDEICDLARKYQMAIYLGTIERAKNRGGHSLYCSLVYIDEKGQIKSVHRKLQPTYEERLAWSPGDGNGLQVHPLKSFTLGGLNCWENWMPLSRTALYGLGEDLHIAVWPGSENNTVDITRFIAKESLSFVVSVSGFMTKQDFPEDTPHLRAIIENAPAILANGGSCISGPDGNWIVSPVTYREELIVATIDFNRVLEERQNFDPAGHYSRPDITKLTINRERQSILDVND from the coding sequence ATGGATGATACACTTAAGATAGGAATGGCCCAAATCGCGCCGGTTTGGTTGAATAAACATCTGACCATCGCTAAAATCAAGGACTACATCACAAAAGCCGGTAACGCCCAATGCGAATTTCTGGTATTCGGTGAGGCACTCCTGCCCGGCTATCCTTTTTGGCTGTCGCTGACTCATGGCGCCGATTTCAACGCACCGATGCAAAAGGAAATCCATGCGCATTACCTTCGAAACGCCATCCAAATCGAATCGGGAGATTTGGATGAAATCTGCGACCTGGCCAGGAAATACCAGATGGCCATCTACCTGGGCACCATCGAACGCGCAAAAAATCGCGGAGGCCACAGCCTCTACTGTTCCCTGGTATATATTGATGAAAAAGGACAGATCAAATCCGTACACCGGAAACTGCAACCTACCTACGAAGAACGGTTGGCCTGGTCGCCCGGTGACGGCAATGGATTGCAGGTCCATCCATTAAAAAGCTTTACCCTGGGCGGATTAAATTGCTGGGAAAACTGGATGCCTTTATCCAGGACAGCACTTTATGGATTAGGGGAAGATCTGCACATTGCGGTTTGGCCTGGTTCCGAAAACAATACCGTCGACATCACCCGCTTCATCGCCAAAGAGTCCCTCTCCTTTGTGGTTTCCGTATCTGGATTTATGACCAAACAGGATTTTCCAGAGGATACGCCTCATTTAAGAGCAATAATAGAAAATGCACCTGCAATCCTGGCAAACGGGGGATCCTGTATTTCCGGTCCGGATGGGAATTGGATCGTTTCACCGGTCACCTACCGGGAAGAATTGATCGTCGCTACGATTGACTTTAACCGCGTCCTGGAAGAAAGACAGAATTTTGATCCGGCTGGTCATTATTCCCGACCCGACATCACCAAGTTGACGATCAACCGGGAACGGCAATCCATCCTCGATGTGAATGATTGA
- a CDS encoding GNAT family N-acetyltransferase, whose amino-acid sequence MLPYSPQFIRDKFDCGKSSLNNYILRNVTKDVKVAACTCFVIINDNKEVIGYYTLSTESIPKSDAPLEYQKKISYPYLPVILLGRLAVDKNEFGNGYGKLMLINALKQSLDVAKNQIGAVAVVVDPIDGEAVAFYTKYGFTLLPNSGRMFMTMNKIETAFHQRKTE is encoded by the coding sequence ATTCTACCCTATAGCCCTCAATTTATCAGGGACAAGTTCGACTGTGGCAAATCATCGTTGAATAATTACATTCTAAGAAATGTCACAAAAGATGTAAAAGTAGCAGCTTGCACCTGCTTTGTCATCATTAATGACAATAAGGAAGTCATTGGCTACTATACCTTATCCACTGAAAGCATTCCAAAATCAGATGCCCCGCTTGAATATCAAAAGAAGATAAGTTATCCTTACCTACCAGTCATTTTATTAGGCCGGTTAGCTGTTGATAAAAATGAGTTTGGTAATGGTTACGGTAAATTAATGTTGATTAATGCATTAAAGCAGAGCCTGGATGTAGCCAAAAATCAAATAGGTGCCGTAGCGGTAGTTGTAGATCCAATTGACGGAGAGGCAGTTGCATTCTACACGAAATATGGATTCACTTTACTCCCAAACAGTGGAAGAATGTTTATGACCATGAACAAAATTGAAACTGCTTTTCATCAAAGAAAAACAGAATAA
- a CDS encoding glycosyltransferase gives MKNSNVLFAMIEGGGNVTPMFGLAKKLMDAGHAVTILSEPCLEKPVRAMGASFIPFKKHFTRTNRSEDLFGDWKASRMNNPIIKQVIFGPANDVIDACIAVIREKSIDLLVADVLIFPAIIAAEFLQIPKIVVFHMPEYLPGPNRPPGNLGLKPGEGFFYRLRDRLLGRLMVAKFDEFRSALNHKLTALSLPPLKHTIDLFERAELRLIQTLRRFDHPIEPSPANVRYTGPVLDDPDWASNARWESPWSQQAPRPLVVVSFSSTFQNQHRIIQKCIDALAGLPVYGCVTLGPAMGHYDFSLPDNVVTLSSIKHSLLFPHADLVITHGGHGTIMRALSYGIPLICMPMGRDQYDNALSVELSGCGINISAKASSSKIRSSVEHVLLQGTYRNNVEHMREQIKSNEGMDAVIAEINDLILANQNKRKALNQLINQDE, from the coding sequence ATGAAAAATTCAAATGTACTGTTTGCCATGATCGAAGGCGGGGGCAATGTGACTCCAATGTTTGGATTGGCCAAAAAACTGATGGATGCGGGTCATGCAGTTACCATCCTGTCCGAGCCCTGCCTGGAAAAACCTGTCCGGGCTATGGGTGCTTCCTTTATCCCCTTCAAAAAACATTTCACCCGGACCAACCGGTCGGAGGATTTATTTGGAGACTGGAAGGCATCTAGGATGAACAACCCGATTATCAAGCAGGTTATTTTTGGACCTGCAAATGATGTGATTGACGCCTGCATTGCGGTCATCCGCGAAAAATCCATTGATCTGCTGGTTGCAGATGTTTTGATCTTTCCTGCCATCATTGCTGCTGAATTCCTGCAGATCCCTAAAATAGTAGTCTTTCACATGCCGGAGTATTTGCCGGGCCCTAACCGGCCACCCGGTAATTTAGGATTGAAACCTGGTGAGGGCTTTTTCTACCGGCTGAGAGACCGGTTACTGGGCAGGCTCATGGTGGCTAAGTTTGATGAATTCAGGTCTGCTTTGAACCATAAATTGACAGCCTTATCGCTGCCTCCTCTGAAGCATACCATCGATTTGTTTGAACGGGCAGAGCTACGATTGATCCAGACCTTGCGGCGTTTTGATCATCCAATTGAGCCCAGTCCTGCCAATGTGCGATATACCGGGCCGGTGTTGGATGACCCGGATTGGGCCTCCAATGCACGCTGGGAAAGTCCCTGGTCCCAGCAGGCACCCAGGCCACTGGTTGTTGTTTCATTTTCATCAACCTTTCAAAATCAGCATCGTATCATTCAAAAATGCATCGATGCGCTGGCCGGGTTGCCCGTGTACGGTTGTGTGACGCTGGGACCAGCCATGGGTCATTACGACTTCTCGTTGCCGGACAATGTGGTGACCTTATCCTCCATAAAGCATTCTTTACTGTTTCCCCATGCAGATCTGGTGATCACTCATGGCGGACATGGTACCATCATGAGGGCGCTATCTTATGGTATCCCGTTAATTTGTATGCCTATGGGTAGAGACCAGTATGACAATGCATTGAGCGTGGAACTCAGCGGATGCGGGATAAATATTTCCGCAAAGGCTTCATCTTCAAAAATCAGATCTTCGGTAGAGCATGTTTTACTTCAGGGTACCTATCGAAACAATGTTGAGCACATGAGGGAACAAATAAAATCAAATGAAGGGATGGATGCTGTTATTGCTGAAATCAATGACCTGATTTTGGCAAATCAGAATAAGAGGAAAGCATTAAATCAACTTATTAATCAGGACGAATAG
- a CDS encoding DUF2200 domain-containing protein: MDNSRIYRMKLSGVYPHYIAKAEKKGRTKEEVDAIICWLTGYDQESLQKQLDEKNDFETFFAQAPAMHPNRSKITGVICGYRVEDIEDDIVQKVRYLDKLIDELAKGKKMEKILRA; the protein is encoded by the coding sequence ATGGATAACTCCCGTATTTACCGGATGAAACTCTCTGGCGTTTATCCTCACTACATTGCCAAAGCGGAAAAAAAAGGCCGTACCAAAGAAGAAGTGGATGCCATCATCTGTTGGCTGACCGGCTACGACCAGGAATCCCTGCAAAAGCAGCTCGATGAAAAAAATGATTTCGAAACCTTTTTTGCCCAGGCTCCGGCCATGCACCCCAACCGGTCTAAGATAACCGGCGTCATCTGTGGTTACCGCGTCGAAGACATCGAAGATGACATCGTCCAGAAAGTCCGTTACCTCGACAAACTCATCGATGAATTGGCGAAGGGAAAAAAGATGGAGAAGATTTTGAGAGCGTAG